The Musa acuminata AAA Group cultivar baxijiao chromosome BXJ3-6, Cavendish_Baxijiao_AAA, whole genome shotgun sequence region TTTTAAACCACCAACACCAGATTAGAAAAAAGGGTTGGggtttttatattttatgttcGATCTTTAACCATTCAGAAATCATCTAATAGTATGTTTTATTCTATAGATAAgactaaataatttatattttcaatcCCCTGGATGTGGGTTGGCAAAATAGCTCAATCTCAACAGGTGAAATTAAATAAATGGTGAGGAAAATTATATAATGCAAAACTCAAACTTAGTACCTCCTGCTTTGATACAACATCACCAACTTTTTTAGAAGCTTAAACTAACAGATTAGATGGAGTTCTATGATTTATATACTAACAAGGTTAATTACTGAATACTGAGGAGAAGAGTCCAGAGATGGCTAGGATATCAGGAATGAGGATTAGTGTCTGATTGCATAGTTTTATAGATCTACATATGGCTCGTAGCAGTGTTGACTCAAGCTTCTGATACATCGTATGATATCATGATTCTCTTAATATACAGATTTTGATAAACATAATTGCAAATTGTCAGTTAAGTGATGAGAATGTTATACATTGAAGGCATAGCTAACATTAGAGTTGTCTTATGGGTTAATTACTAATTGTCTGCTGGTTATGATACAAAAGgtgttttttccttttctttcaggCTTCTTACACCACCGGGTACTCCACTCTTTCCATCTCTGGATACTGAATCAAAAAGATCCCCTGTAAGTAGCACCGGGACTCCAAAAAATCGTTCTACATTGCAAAAATCCAGGGTGAGCTCTCTAACTGATTTATCTCCTTTAACATTTGCACATAACAATTTGAGTGTATCTTCTAATTTGAATTTGGACACCAAAAGAAACCATGGATTTATTTTGTGCACATTTTAGTGGTATTATTACTTGTGTATAGATACAGTACTCTTTGGTGATGCATGTTGGACACTGTTAACTGTCTATCATCACTTTCTCTTTACTTTTGCGGGGTGTTGAGTATGCTCAACCTTATGGAAAAGAATGGCAGATAAACATATTAGAGCttgattggtatgaatttttagGGTTTTTTTGCTAATATGGCCTTCCAAATCTTATGTTTGTCCAAATACCCCACAAATGTGTGAATTACTTGTATAATGCCTATAAACATTGGTTACCCATCGAATTGGCCCTTCCGGTAAGTCTCTAACACCAAGTTCATAAGGCAATGACTTTTAAGGTATTGAAAAACTAaaatgttctctctctctctctcttaatgttACTTCAGTTCACATTTATTTGCAGTTCCTGCTTGTCTAATAAATTGCTAATTCAATAGGAATCTGCTAGTTATTGTCCCTGAGGAGACATCTTAATGATTACAGTGTATCACGTGCAGTCATGAAtaagatttaaaatataaaataggaATCTAGTATTCATCACACTTCTCAATTGTAGATGTGCCATGACTCTGATATCATCAATCTGGGGGGTTCCAATCGACTAAAGATCTAAGCCTTGTAACTCTTCTTACCATATAAGACTCATTGATGCTTTTAACCATGTAAATATACTGCTGTGACCCTTATGGTTATTCATCTACTTAAAAGGTTTGAAGCTCTTTGATAATCATCTGTCAATTACTTTATTTTGGCTTCCATTAGATAAACAATTAAGTTGAAAATCTAGCTTTCATTCTTCTATTCCTTTTTTTTCTCATAAGTCTATAAATTTGACTGACATTCAATTTTTATCAACTTTCGGACATTAAATGCCATGGAAGGGTGTACATTTTGTTAACATATATGGTTATTTTCGTATTTTTGTGATAAGCTCTGCTGCATTTCCTTATTTCCTTATTTTTCTGTTGCTTTTCTGCATCTTAATGCTATATTTTAGTTAGCAAATGCTCCAGATCCTTCAAGGAATGCAGCATCAAGGCAACCAACAACATCATCTGGTTTTAATTCGTCTACTGTGGGAACTCGCAGACCGTCATCATCTGGTGGTCCTACTCATAGTGCATCTAGACCTGTAACTCCAAATGGACGCCCTACATTAACTGCAGCTTTAAAACCTACCAGAGCTTCCACTCCCACTTCACGAAATGCTTTACCTTCAAAGTCATGTGCTCCTCCACCACGATCATCAACACCTGTTAGATATTCTACACAAACATCTAGGTCATCTGTACCTGCAGCGAGCAAGACTGCATCAAGGTCAGCTACTCCTACAAGACGACCTTCTGCCATATCTGCTGTTCCTTCCAGCTCTGCTCCATCAAGTCGATCATCTTCTGTCGCAAGGTCAGGTTCAACAGTATCTAAAGGTTCAACACCATGTGGAAGCTCTTCAGCCATAAAACCTAGATCACTGAAACCCTCATGTACCCCTGGTTCTTCTCATGATGCACCCTCAAACTCACACACATCATTGCCTGAGAGGCCCTCGGCTTCTCGAGGTAGACCTGGAGCACCCAACATTCGATCATCTTCTGTTGAGCCTGGACCAAATGTCCGACCAAGGCGGCAGTCTTGTTCTCCATCCAGAGGGCGTGTTCCAAATGGTAATGTTCATAAAGGCAGTTCTGTTCCACCATCAAGCAGACCACATGCAAATGCCAATGACAACATGAACCCTGTTCTAATTGGAAATAAGATGGTTGAACGGATAGTGAACATGAGAAGACTTGTGCCTCCAAAGCAAGATGACCAACGATCAAGCCATAATAACCTCTCTGGCAAGTCTTCTCTCACACCAGATAGCACTGGCTTTGGGAGGACACTGTCAAAGAAATCGCTGGATATGGCATTGAGGCATATGGTAATATATTATCCTTCATATCTTTTGCTTCCTCAGCTATCAGAAATCCTGCTTTTCCAAGCTTGCTGTCCATGTTCTTCCTGATAAGTGgtcaaaattttgaagtatgatgtATCTTATGATCAGATATATTTGCAAACGCAGGATATAAGGCGGAGTGTTCCCAACAGTTCGAGACCATCCATGACAAATGTTCCAGCTTTATCTGTGTATGTGAGGTCAGGACCCACAAGAAGCAGAACAGTTGGTGTCTCTGACTCTCCTCTTGCCACAAGCAGCACAGCGAGTTCCGAACATAGTGTCAATAACAACATGATCTGTCTTGATGGGAATGAAATCGAAGATGATCTTACTAGTGAGAAAGGAGGCAGGTGCTCGCCTGCTGTTTTCATTGCCAGATGACCACCACATGGAAGAGTTACATTCTTGCTATTGAACACATTAGTTTTCCTATGATTTGTCATCATGGTAAAGGCCTCTTTTCGATGTGACCTGATGATATATTTACTTCATCTTTGATCTTGTTGGTGGTATTTAGGTTTCTAATGTCAAAAATACCAGGCCCTCCTGTATGTGTAGAGGTAATTGCTCAACATTTGGCTTGCAGCTCTTTTGATAAGTTATTATAGATTTCCAAGCCTACCACATTTCAATGCTCCTTTAGCAGACTTCCAACATTTTAGTGTGTAGAATTGCTACCTTGCACAGCTTTTCTCGTGTATTTTTGGAAGAGCTGGGCAGGGAAGTCTTTGTATTAACTAGGCTTTTCTTCTTGGGGTTTGCATCTATTATCTTTTGGTAGACGATAAAGTAGATGAATTTTTCCAAGCTGACCTCGAAGGGGTACTTAGATGGGTTGAGATACATGTTGAATCTTTTCAGAATTTGGATCGTCTTGATTAGGTCCGCCAAGTGTGTATCAGACATTCTATTTTTTACTATAATATTGTTCACATATATTTCTATATTCCTTTTGATCTAGTACTTGAATATTTTGTTCACTATTCTTTGGTATGTCGCTCCTACGTTCTTTAACTCGAAAGGTATGATCTCGTAATAGTATATGCCTTGGTTGGTCATGGAtgtgtgctctcaatcctaaggtGTCATCCTGATCTAATTATAGCTTGAGAACGTGTTCATGAAGATAAGGAAGAGGATCGATCCTAAGTGGCATCTACTAGTTGATTGATTTGAGAAAGAGGATAGTTATCTTTCGGATAGACTTTGTTGAGATCGGTATAATTAATACACATTCTCTAATTTTCATTGGCATTTTTTTGACTAAGACAACATTGGAAAGCCATTGAGGGTGCTGGACTTCAGTAATAAATTTCGCCCTCGATAACCTATCGACCTCGTCATTGATTGCTTGTTGCACCCGAGAGTGAACTTGCGAGGCCTTTGCTTCATGAGTCGGGCCTTGGGAAAGATATTATGCAATATTTGGATTAATGCCCAGCATGTCCTTTGGCGACCAAGCTAACACCTcgacgttttttttttttaagaaatttgATTAATTGCACACGCTCCTCCTTGTCGAGTGGTGCCTCGATTAGTTATTCCATCGACTCCGGGTGCAAAAGAGGCTTCCTGAAATCGCGAGAGTCCATTGGCGTTGGCTCGAGCTTAGCTTTCTTCGGTAGTGAGACGATCGTCAAGTAGCATTGCTTGGATTCTCATGGGATGCTACTTAGTTTTCTAACGTCAACTTTTGTCAGGAATTTCATTACCAGGTGGTATTTGGATACCATCGCATTCAGTTAGTTAAGAGTAAATCGATCGATGATTGCATTGTAGGCCAATGGAATGTTCACCACGATGAATTTGGTCGTCAGCATCTTCGAGTAGGGCTCTTAGCCAAAAGTGAAATGTAGGCTCACAATCCCAAGCGGGCAGATGGAATCACCCATGAATCTCGTCAGCGAAGATGCCACCGAGGAGAGGTTGTTAGCTGACAATCTGAGCTTTTGAAAGGCATCAAAATAAAGTATGTTGGCAAAGCTACCTGTGTCAATCATAACTCTTTTCACCCGAGTGTTGATCATCCTTACGAAGACCACTAGTGTGTTGTCGTGGTTCGGGTCGTGGTACTCTCTCTCCATTTCCTTGAAAGTGATCTCAGCACCTCTTTCTTGCCTCGGACATTTCTCTATGATGAATCGGGCGTAAACTTTGTGTCCTACCCCTCGAGGTGGGCCCACCGATGATGACATCGATTTATCTTTTCACTAGGCCTTATGGGCAAGACGACGATTCTTGGGGTTTGTGGAGGAGCCTCCTAAAGTGCCCTCGATGGATGAGCTCTTCTATCTGGTCCTTTAGATCATGGTATTTTTCAATGTCGTGGTCGTAGTCTCGGTGGAAGCGATAATATTTCAATTTGTCCCTCCTTTCTAAGGGGTCCTCATTGGCAGTGGCTTTTTTAGAAATCCCTTTTTCCATTATTTGTAGGATGATCTCGATCCTTGCATATTAAGGGGAGTAGACCCAAGCCTCAAGTGAGATACCTCAGGTCAACCATGCTTCCTTCTCAATGAGTCCGAGGTTGGTGCTTGAGGCAATTCTATGCATGGCCTCTTGTGGGTTTTCTTGCGCTTACTCGAGTTCATTATTTCTGCATATATATACTAATTGGTCCTCTTAAGTGTCTCGGGGATTCTTATCAGTGGTCTTTCCACCAATGACAAGAAGAATTGGAAGGGCCTTAGGCTCATCATAAAGGCTTGTATTACCAAAGAAGGGTGAGCGTCCTAGATGCCTTAGATTTCACCGGTGAACCACATAACAAAGTTAGAGAGGGGTTTGTCCTCCCTCTGCCTCAGTCTAAGTAGCATTGCTGTGGATAGCTTTGAGCATACATTCCCAAGGAAGTGGAGCTCAAATTCCTTCACAAGGTGAGTGAAGGATGAAACTAAGAGGCTCTCAATATGGTTGGGAACGCTCAGCACATCAGAGCGTCTAAGATATCATATTACAACATATGAGCTCAGAAAGCTACAGTGGGTCGGAGCTATCATTAAGGGCCTCCAATTACAAGAGGTAGAAATTCATCAGGATTAGTTCTTCTTGAATGCTATGGACGAATGGGGAATGACCCAAAGTGCACCTTTCCCCTTTGATTGTTAGAACTCTCGGTGCATCTCGTCTAGGCGCTGATCCATCAATCGCAGTTAGGCTCTCAAAGAGTCATCCATTGAGTCAACCGATTGGGTTTTCGACTCAAGCAAAGCTGGCCCGTGATGCGAGGGCATGTTCATTTCCACAGTGCTCTGGTTAGCATTTTGATCGATCGGGGCAATTTGGGGCTACCAGCAATGGATCAATCGAGGGAACCCTAGTAGGTGCAAGTGGAAGTGGTGGTTGAATCATTGGTCGCAATTGTGAAGGGGGAATTGCTTATTGAGCTAGTTGAGGCAAAAATGGGGTGATAGCTTGCATCATTCCAATGAGGATCTGCACCTGGTACGTAAGGCTCAGAAAAGCTTCGACAAAAACAATTAGATGCCCTGTGATAGCCCCCAAAGGCAAGAGCTCGAGGTCGTTGAACAAGCGCCAGTAGCGACGCCTTGCACTTAAAGGTACTATGTGTCAGTGGCGACGCCTCCTCGTTGGAGCGCTCATTAAAAGGGTTCACGAGTGGATGCTCTTACGACATTCaaaccctccttctagcgtcaaaatGTTATTACCTGGATATCATCGACTGAGAGTCGACGCGGCTTGGTCTTGACCCAAAGGCACGAGGCCTTCCAAGTAACCCTTGTGGTAGCCTAGTGAGATGATCGCTACAGTGCCGAGGTGGTCTACGACTGACAAGATTGACCTGAATGCCCTCCATGTCATTGTCTTGGTGACGATGGCAATCAACAGTGAGACCAATTTATTCATCAAAATATTCTCTATCAAGATATTTTCGCTTGTGCGATTGACATATCGAAC contains the following coding sequences:
- the LOC135640180 gene encoding uncharacterized protein LOC135640180 isoform X1, whose translation is MNRSLRAAVAPSPGRTMTKQADEELALFLEMRKLEKEQNNLLLHSTAELDPPLGSKPGTAPIFKIASSAPAREAGIGDFLNSDSEKNDYDWLLTPPGTPLFPSLDTESKRSPVSSTGTPKNRSTLQKSRLANAPDPSRNAASRQPTTSSGFNSSTVGTRRPSSSGGPTHSASRPVTPNGRPTLTAALKPTRASTPTSRNALPSKSCAPPPRSSTPVRYSTQTSRSSVPAASKTASRSATPTRRPSAISAVPSSSAPSSRSSSVARSGSTVSKGSTPCGSSSAIKPRSLKPSCTPGSSHDAPSNSHTSLPERPSASRGRPGAPNIRSSSVEPGPNVRPRRQSCSPSRGRVPNGNVHKGSSVPPSSRPHANANDNMNPVLIGNKMVERIVNMRRLVPPKQDDQRSSHNNLSGKSSLTPDSTGFGRTLSKKSLDMALRHMIYLQTQDIRRSVPNSSRPSMTNVPALSVYVRSGPTRSRTVGVSDSPLATSSTASSEHSVNNNMICLDGNEIEDDLTSEKGGRCSPAVFIAR
- the LOC135640180 gene encoding uncharacterized protein LOC135640180 isoform X2, giving the protein MNRSLRAAVAPSPGRTMTKQADEELALFLEMRKLEKEQNNLLLHSTAELDPPLGSKPGTAPIFKIASSAPAREAGIGDFLNSDSEKNDYDWLLTPPGTPLFPSLDTESKRSPVSSTGTPKNRSTLQKSRLANAPDPSRNAASRQPTTSSGFNSSTVGTRRPSSSGGPTHSASRPVTPNGRPTLTAALKPTRASTPTSRNALPSKSCAPPPRSSTPVRYSTQTSRSSVPAASKTASRSATPTRRPSAISAVPSSSAPSSRSSSVARSGSTVSKGSTPCGSSSAIKPRSLKPSCTPGSSHDAPSNSHTSLPERPSASRGRPGAPNIRSSSVEPGPNVRPRRQSCSPSRGRVPNGNVHKGSSVPPSSRPHANANDNMNPVLIGNKMVERIVNMRRLVPPKQDDQRSSHNNLSGKSSLTPDSTGFGRTLSKKSLDMALRHMDIRRSVPNSSRPSMTNVPALSVYVRSGPTRSRTVGVSDSPLATSSTASSEHSVNNNMICLDGNEIEDDLTSEKGGRCSPAVFIAR